Proteins encoded in a region of the Xylocopa sonorina isolate GNS202 chromosome 1, iyXylSono1_principal, whole genome shotgun sequence genome:
- the Wdr92 gene encoding dynein axonemal assembly factor 10, giving the protein MEKLEKPQIICHIEKSVNYSLFDAKWIPCSAKFLVMGSRPRGTGIIQIYEVSSGNLKLVKDIERSQPIKCGTFKASSLKDRYLAAGDFQGKLNIYDLEDPSIPIYTANAHDKIINSIDGVAGQSIGCGAPELVTGSGDGSVKVWDPRLKGRPVAVMEPKEGETRRDCWTVTFGNSYNSEERIVAAGYDNGDVKMFDLKAMSVLWESNLKNGVCSIEFDRKDIPMNKLVATTLESKFYLFDLKTQHPKKGFAYLTEKAHNSTIWLVRHLPQNREIFITCGGGGSLCLWKYNYPEKRKIADADGIEQGVVGNLTLLQNSILSSQPVSSLDWSPDKQGLAVCTAFDQCVRVIITTKLNTY; this is encoded by the exons ATGGAGAAACTTGAGAAGCCTCAGATAATCTGTCACATTGAGAAATCTGTGAATTATTCGTTGTTCGATGCGAAATGGATACCGTGCAGCGCGAAATTTTTGGTTATGGGCTCGCGGCCGCGCGGTACCGGGATCATACAAATCTACGAAGTGTCCAGTGGTAACTTGAAACTTGTTAAAGATATTGAACGATCGCAGCCAATTAAATGCGGAACATTCAAAGCTTCCAGTCTAAAGGACAGATACTTAGCAGCTGGTGATTTCCAG GGTAAATTGAACATCTACGACCTAGAAGATCCGTCTATACCAATTTATACTGCCAATGCTCACGATAAGATCATAAACAGCATCGATGGTGTAGCTGGACAGAGCATCGGATGCGGAGCGCCTGAACTAGTAACAGGCTCCGGAGACGGAAGCGTTAAAGTGTGGGATCCGAGGCTGAAGGGACGGCCAGTTGCTGTGATGGAGCCTAAGGAAGGTGAAACCCGAAGAGATTGTTGGACGGTTACATTTGGGAATTCCTACAACTCGGAGGAAAGAATCGTGGCTGCTGGTTACGATAACGGAGATGTAAAAATGTTCGATTTGAAAGCTATGTCTGTTCTATGGGAAAGTAATTTGAAGAATGGAGTTTGTAGCATCGAATTCGATAGGAAGGATATTCCAATGAACAAGTTGGTGGCTACCACTTTAGAGTCAAAGTTCTACTTGTTTGATTTAAAGACACAGCATCCCAAAAAGGGATTTGCTTACTTAACTGAAAAG GCACATAACTCGACGATATGGTTAGTCAGACATTTGCCGCAAAATCGTGAAATATTCATCACTTGCGGTGGAGGAGGGAGTCTTTGTCTTTGGAAata TAATTATCCAGAGAAACGAAAAATAGCAGATGCAGATGGCATAGAGCAAGGAGTTGTCGGTAATCTAACTCTTTTACAAAACAGTATACTTTCATCGCAGCCAGTTAGCTCTCTAGATTGGAGCCCAGACAAGCAAGGGTTAGCTGTTTGCACAGCATTTGATCAATGTGTACGAGTGATTATCACCACGAAACTTAACACTTATTAA
- the Cap-g gene encoding chromosome associated protein G, which produces MSMERKVEKTIKEIFHGVQFNKTCHQRMLKKLRKLYEESDLTTFWNHFVSCFMIPLSFPQWHLRVENTLLFVAKFAASLYSTTMDDEEENNEEPLCPFLAKLFDFLLTNHSVKDTEVRYRICHFLNMLLNSMGHQAFIDDQLCDRITEVMMDRLLDKSPKVRAQAILALHRLQDPADDQCQVIKMYILHATKDPKAIVRRAAVMSMGKNQKTLQVALKRTRDVDDTVRKIAYEFISKVTIRSLTITQRNQSLSDGLRDRSEIVRKVVGNVLLPSWLRHLEGDFISLVRALDAEISTDVSVLALETLFKNAAPNTLIEQLPIDKESKLIPIDKLTSENVLYWKCVIKHFQCKYIEEMDKILPELSIFCNYISDFLATMPTQQNETWVIHMKQFILLQLFEISTTYDLSDEVGRKKLKELISNTLMSNHWTEKIIECIVTHLENVIPDVGSRLDILANIISEIRLPLKEATQTRQISEKQQDQINFQKAKLKVKLLELREEEYQAITEKQYLKADKLKNEINLLNEEILKLSEKDMEIPLTNNEEIKEKCDSETMIKCLNILCTMMQSVTALTPTLRGLMQIALDGLDHSNDEVHILALKAISTYCILDKELAKQHIMMLFLQFSLEQENTNIWITALKGIFDLLLLYGLEYFDIIENSSQRNTNKSTGVDKTRTKLFSETDTEISLTHNEDTEHESCNFIKILTGLLDNANQELRTIAAEGLCKLLFNQRISSSSLLSRLIILCYNPTTNGDFYLRQCLSAFFDNFVVRVPDALALLEEAYLPTLHILCNAPEISPLQEIDPYDVSSFMLNLTRFRISKPGMENYCVHNSLVYSILADILNPNSRIDKRTLIKSLPNLQLELDNDTSKQNLREAAKKVSDMIVGSEKQLLRSIALFNKKLDATNIPGQ; this is translated from the exons ATGAGTATGGAACGAAAAGTGGAAAAAACTATAAAAGAAATATTCCATGGCGTACAATTTAATAAAACTTGTCATCAGAGAATGTTGAAGAAATTGAGGAAGCTCTATGAAGAG AGCGATCTAACAACCTTTTGGAACCACTTTGTCTCATGCTTTATGATTCCGCTCTCTTTCCCTCAATGGCATTTGCGAGTTGAAAATACTTTATTGTTTGTCGCTAAATTTGCTGCTAGCTTATACTCAACCACTATGGACGACGAGGAAGAAAATAACGAGGAACCGTTATGCCCTTTTCTTGCTAAATTGTTTGATTTCCTTTTAACAAATCATTCTGTAAAAGATACGGAAGTTAGATACCGTATTTGTCACTTTTTGAATATGCTATTAAATTCAATGGGTCATCAGGCTTTCATCGATGATCAACTCTGTGATAGAATCACTGAAGTTATGATGGATCGATTGCTGGATAAATCTCCGAAAGTTCGGGCTCAAGCAATTCTTGCTCTGCATAGACTTCAAGATCCAGCAGATGATCAGTGTCAGGTTATAAAGATGTATATATTGCATGCTACAAAGGATCCAAAAGCCATAGTTCGCAGAGCAGCGGTAATGAGTATGGGAAAGAATCAGAAAACTTTGCAAGTAGCATTAAAAAGGACCAGAGATGTGGATGATACTGTTCGCAAAATAGCATACGAGTTCATCAGTAAAGTGACAATAAGATCTTTAACCATTACACAAAGAAATCAATCACTAAGTGATGGTTTAAGGGACAGATCTGAGATAGTTAGGAAGGTTGTTGGAAATGTTTTGTTACCATCATGGTTGAGGCATCTGGAAGGTGATTTTATTAGTCTTGTAAGAGCCCTCGATGCTGAAATTAGTACAGATGTATCCGTTTTAGCTTTAGAGACTTTATTTAA AAATGCAGCACCCAATACTTTAATAGAACAATTACCAATAGACAAAGAATCAAAGTTAATCCCAATAGATAAATTGACTAGTGAAAATGTATTATACTGGAAATGTGTAATAAAGCATTTTCAATGTAAATATATAGAAGAAATGGATAAAATTTTACCAGAATTATCGATATTCTGTAATTACATCTcagatttccttgcaacaatGCCCACACAACAAAATGAAACGTGGGTGATTCACATGAAGCAATTTATTCTGTTGCAATTATTTGAAATATCAACAACGTACGATTTATCTGACGAAGTTGGGAGAAAAAAATTAAAGGAATTAATTAGTAATACATTAATGAGTAATCATTGGACTGAGAAAATTATTGAATGCATAGTGACCCATTTAGAAAACGTTATACCAGATGTAGGCAGTAGATTGGATATTTTGGCTAATATAATCAGTGAAATTAGATTGCCCTTAAAAGAAGCTACACAAACTAGGCAAATTTCGGAAAAACAACAGGATCAAATTAATTTCCAA AAAGCAAAACTTAAAGTAAAGTTACTGGAACTGAGGGAAGAAGAATATCAAGCTATAACAGAGAAGCAATATTTGAAGGCAGACAAGTTGAAAAACGAAATAAATCTATTAAACgaagaaatattaaaattatcaGAAAAAGATATGGAAATACCGCTTACGAATAACGAAGAGATTAAGGAAAAATGCGATTCAGAGACAATGATAAAGTGTTTGAATATACTTTGTACAATGATGCAGTCTGTAACTGCATTAACCCCGACACTTAGAGGTCTCATGCAAATAGCGCTTGATGGTTTAGAT CATTCAAATGATGAAGTACACATATTAGCGCTAAAAGCAATCAGCACTTATTGTATATTAGATAAAGAACTAGCAAAACAACATATTATGATGTTATTTCTACAGTTTTCTCTAGAACAAGAAAACACTAATATCTGGATTACTGCTTTAAAAGGGATTTTCGATCTTCTATTACTGTACGGTCTTGAATATTttgatattatagaaaattcaaGCCAGAGGAACACTAATAAATCTACCGGCGTAGATAAAACTCGCACGAAACTGTTTTCTGAAACAGACACAGAAATTAGTTTAACGCACAATGAGGATACGGAACACGAGAGTTGCAATTTTATCAAAATTTTAACAGGATTATTAGACAATGCA AATCAAGAACTAAGAACGATCGCTGCCGAGGGCCTCTGCAAACTGTTGTTTAATCAACGAATCAGTAGCTCAAGTTTATTGTCGAGATTAATCATTTTATGCTACAACCCTACGACCAACGGTGACTTTTATCTTCGACAATGTTTAAGTGCTTTCTTCGACAATTTTGTCGTTCGCGTACCAGACGCTCTAGCTCTATTAGAGGAGGCATATTTACCGACGTTGCACATTTTATGTAACGCGCCGGAAATTAGTCCCTTGCAAGAAATCGATCCTTACGATGTTTCCAGTTTCATGTTGAATCTAACTAGATTCAGGATAAGTAAGCCTGGCATGGAGAATTATTGCGTGCATAACAGCCTCGTTTATAGTATACTGGCGGATATCCTAAATCCAAACAGCCGCATTGATAAAAGAACGCTGATCAAATCTTTGCCAAACTTGCAATTGGAATTAGACAACGATACATCGAAACAAAATTTGCGAGAAGCTGCTAAGAAAGTTTCTGATATG ATCGTAGGTTCCGAAAAGCAATTACTAAGATCCATCGCGCTTTTCAACAAAAAATTGGATGCTACTAATATTCCAGGACAATAG